A region of Syngnathoides biaculeatus isolate LvHL_M chromosome 20, ASM1980259v1, whole genome shotgun sequence DNA encodes the following proteins:
- the LOC133493642 gene encoding zinc finger protein 771-like isoform X2: MDQLREAVCVQLWVRSSVERIVSFKQLIPSAENVKMCARRTGECKEEVRGPKKEEEPQCQLLDTVLKLEPRIVLRRAEISENLHSAEQRESVSHHIKEEEGGEEVQCIKEEEEEFLLLKEEEQEEIIQVPSTGVHLKSEDEGQSEERRGAEPRSRNSSSDGKCNSGGLQTDGRDDDNDEQSDGDLTCHTASKCWKCSQCRKAFASMSNLKRHMKIHTGEKPFSCSVCGQRFSRNGTLKIHTRTHTGEKPFSCSFCGQRFTRKGDLKIHTRTHTGEKPFSCLVCGQRFIQKVHLNSHKRTHTGEKPFSCSVCGQRFIQKGHLNSHKRTHTGEKPFSCQVCGQRFSYKYQAQTHKCDGENSSDHKGSHAYVFVTI; the protein is encoded by the exons ATGGATCAGCTCCGTGAAGCAGTCTGCGTTCAACTCTGGGTCCGGTCTTCGGTGGAAAGGATCGTATCCTTCAAGCAATTGATTCCTAG cgcagaaaatgtgaaaatgtgtgcaagaaggACTGGAGAGTGCAAGGAAGAAGTTCGTGgaccaaaaaaagaggaggagccACAATGTCAACTACTGGACACTGTGCTCAAACTGGAGCCGAGAATTGTTCTACGCAGAGCAG AGATCAGTGAAAATCTTCATTCAGCAGAGCAGCGGGAGTCAGTGTCCCATCACAtcaaagaagaggaggggggTGAAGAGGTTCAatgcatcaaagaggaggaggaagagttttTACTcttgaaagaggaagagcaggaggaaatcatccaggttccatccactggtgtccatttgaagagtgaagatgaaggtcaaagtgaggagagGCGAGGGGCGGAGCCTCGAAGCAGGAACAGCTCAAGTGATGGAAAGTGCAACAGTGGAGGATTACAAACAGACGGTcgtgatgatgataatgatgaacaATCTGATGGTGATTTGACATGTCACACTGCCAgcaaatgctggaaatgttctcagtgtagGAAAGCTTTTGCTTCTATGAGCAATTTGAAACGAcatatgaaaatacacacaggtgagaaacctttttcatgctcagtttgtggtcagagaTTCTCACGGAATGgaaccttaaaaatacacacaagaacacatacaggtgagaagcctttttcctgctcattttgtggtcaaagattcactcgaaagggagatttaaaaatccacacaagaacccacactggagagaaacctttttcctgcttagtttgtggtcaaagatttatTCAGAAGGTACACTTAAATAGTCACAaaagaacgcacactggtgagaaacctttttcctgctcagtttgtggtcaaagatttatTCAGAAGGGACACTTAAATAGTCacaaaagaacacacactggtgagaaacctttttcctgccaagtttgtggtcaaagattctcttatAAATATCAGGCTCAGACACACAAGTGTGATGGTGAGAATAGCAGTGACCATAAAGGTTCTCATGCATATGTGTTTGTGacgatctaa
- the LOC133493642 gene encoding oocyte zinc finger protein XlCOF20-like isoform X3 — MCARRTGECKEEVRGPKKEEEPQCQLLDTVLKLEPRIVLRRAEISENLHSAEQRESVSHHIKEEEGGEEVQCIKEEEEEFLLLKEEEQEEIIQVPSTGVHLKSEDEGQSEERRGAEPRSRNSSSDGKCNSGGLQTDGRDDDNDEQSDGDLTCHTASKCWKCSQCRKAFASMSNLKRHMKIHTGEKPFSCSVCGQRFSRNGTLKIHTRTHTGEKPFSCSFCGQRFTRKGDLKIHTRTHTGEKPFSCLVCGQRFIQKVHLNSHKRTHTGEKPFSCSVCGQRFIQKGHLNSHKRTHTGEKPFSCQVCGQRFSYKYQAQTHKCDGENSSDHKGSHAYVFVTI; from the exons atgtgtgcaagaaggACTGGAGAGTGCAAGGAAGAAGTTCGTGgaccaaaaaaagaggaggagccACAATGTCAACTACTGGACACTGTGCTCAAACTGGAGCCGAGAATTGTTCTACGCAGAGCAG AGATCAGTGAAAATCTTCATTCAGCAGAGCAGCGGGAGTCAGTGTCCCATCACAtcaaagaagaggaggggggTGAAGAGGTTCAatgcatcaaagaggaggaggaagagttttTACTcttgaaagaggaagagcaggaggaaatcatccaggttccatccactggtgtccatttgaagagtgaagatgaaggtcaaagtgaggagagGCGAGGGGCGGAGCCTCGAAGCAGGAACAGCTCAAGTGATGGAAAGTGCAACAGTGGAGGATTACAAACAGACGGTcgtgatgatgataatgatgaacaATCTGATGGTGATTTGACATGTCACACTGCCAgcaaatgctggaaatgttctcagtgtagGAAAGCTTTTGCTTCTATGAGCAATTTGAAACGAcatatgaaaatacacacaggtgagaaacctttttcatgctcagtttgtggtcagagaTTCTCACGGAATGgaaccttaaaaatacacacaagaacacatacaggtgagaagcctttttcctgctcattttgtggtcaaagattcactcgaaagggagatttaaaaatccacacaagaacccacactggagagaaacctttttcctgcttagtttgtggtcaaagatttatTCAGAAGGTACACTTAAATAGTCACAaaagaacgcacactggtgagaaacctttttcctgctcagtttgtggtcaaagatttatTCAGAAGGGACACTTAAATAGTCacaaaagaacacacactggtgagaaacctttttcctgccaagtttgtggtcaaagattctcttatAAATATCAGGCTCAGACACACAAGTGTGATGGTGAGAATAGCAGTGACCATAAAGGTTCTCATGCATATGTGTTTGTGacgatctaa
- the LOC133493642 gene encoding zinc finger protein 771-like isoform X1: MDSLFPKHPVRRENLIAQGQRTRALWVVNDSAENVKMCARRTGECKEEVRGPKKEEEPQCQLLDTVLKLEPRIVLRRAEISENLHSAEQRESVSHHIKEEEGGEEVQCIKEEEEEFLLLKEEEQEEIIQVPSTGVHLKSEDEGQSEERRGAEPRSRNSSSDGKCNSGGLQTDGRDDDNDEQSDGDLTCHTASKCWKCSQCRKAFASMSNLKRHMKIHTGEKPFSCSVCGQRFSRNGTLKIHTRTHTGEKPFSCSFCGQRFTRKGDLKIHTRTHTGEKPFSCLVCGQRFIQKVHLNSHKRTHTGEKPFSCSVCGQRFIQKGHLNSHKRTHTGEKPFSCQVCGQRFSYKYQAQTHKCDGENSSDHKGSHAYVFVTI, from the exons atggattcactttttccaaaacacccagttcgtcgtgaaaatcTGATTGCACAGgggcaaaggacgagagctttgtgggttgtaaatgacag cgcagaaaatgtgaaaatgtgtgcaagaaggACTGGAGAGTGCAAGGAAGAAGTTCGTGgaccaaaaaaagaggaggagccACAATGTCAACTACTGGACACTGTGCTCAAACTGGAGCCGAGAATTGTTCTACGCAGAGCAG AGATCAGTGAAAATCTTCATTCAGCAGAGCAGCGGGAGTCAGTGTCCCATCACAtcaaagaagaggaggggggTGAAGAGGTTCAatgcatcaaagaggaggaggaagagttttTACTcttgaaagaggaagagcaggaggaaatcatccaggttccatccactggtgtccatttgaagagtgaagatgaaggtcaaagtgaggagagGCGAGGGGCGGAGCCTCGAAGCAGGAACAGCTCAAGTGATGGAAAGTGCAACAGTGGAGGATTACAAACAGACGGTcgtgatgatgataatgatgaacaATCTGATGGTGATTTGACATGTCACACTGCCAgcaaatgctggaaatgttctcagtgtagGAAAGCTTTTGCTTCTATGAGCAATTTGAAACGAcatatgaaaatacacacaggtgagaaacctttttcatgctcagtttgtggtcagagaTTCTCACGGAATGgaaccttaaaaatacacacaagaacacatacaggtgagaagcctttttcctgctcattttgtggtcaaagattcactcgaaagggagatttaaaaatccacacaagaacccacactggagagaaacctttttcctgcttagtttgtggtcaaagatttatTCAGAAGGTACACTTAAATAGTCACAaaagaacgcacactggtgagaaacctttttcctgctcagtttgtggtcaaagatttatTCAGAAGGGACACTTAAATAGTCacaaaagaacacacactggtgagaaacctttttcctgccaagtttgtggtcaaagattctcttatAAATATCAGGCTCAGACACACAAGTGTGATGGTGAGAATAGCAGTGACCATAAAGGTTCTCATGCATATGTGTTTGTGacgatctaa